The genomic window TCCGCCAGTTCCCGGGCGCCGTAGGCGGACAGCGTCGGCCCGCCGGCCGCCGCGCGCAGCCGCGGCAGCGTGCCGATCTCGGCGCAGCCGGCGGCGAGCGCGTGCACGCGCGCCAGGTCGGAGATCGGCAGCAGGCCGCCGCGCTTGACGTCGAACGCGTCGGTGGCGGTGCCGCCGCGAACCAGCAGCAGCTGGCGGAAGAAGCCGAGCGGCGGCCGGTTCTCCAGCGCGTTGGCGGTCATCTGCGCGACGAAGCTCTCGTGCCGCGCGCACTCGCGGACGACCGTGGCATGCACCGGCGCCAGCAGCGCCGGGTCGCCGCGGACGACGCGCAGGTCGAGGAAGTTGGCGGCGAGCATCGCCGAGCGCTTGTCGGCGGCGCGGATCCATTCCGCGAAACGCTCGCTCCACACGCGCACCGGCTGCCGCCAGTCCGCCGTGCTCGCCATCACGCGCCCCGGGCAGTAGCGCAGGCCGCAGGCATCGAGACCGTCGGCCACCGCCTGCGCCAGCGCCGCGAACCACGCGCCGTGCGCCTCGGGGCGGAAGTCGTCGTGCACGATCAGCGCGTTGTCCTGGTCCGAACGCAGCGTCTGCTCGTGCCGGCCCTGCGAGCCGCAGGCCGCCCAGGCGTACGGCACCGGCGGCGGACCGAGTTCGCTTTCCGCGAGTTCGAGCAGGCGGCAGGCGAGGGCGTCGTAGAGCGCGGTCAGCGCGTGGCCGACCTGCGCCGCGCCGGCGCCGGCGGCGACGAGGCGCAGCTGCAGTTCGGGCAGCTCGCCGGCGGCTGCGGCGAGTTCCGCGGGCGACGCGCACCTGCGGATGCGGCGCGCCAGCTGCACGCTGCCCGCGCGCTGTCCGCGCAGCAGGTCGCTGCTCGACACCAGTCCGCGCACGCCGCCGGCGTCGACCAGCGGCAGGTGGTGGATGCCGCGCCGGGTCATCGCCAGCAGCGCCTCGAAGGCCGGGCTCTCGGGGTCGATCGCGGCGACCGGGGCACTCATGATCGACGCCACCGCTGCCTCCGCCGGCAGGCCGGTGGCGAGGCAGCGGCGGCGCAGGTCGCGGTCGGTGACGATGCCGGCGAGGCGCCCGTCGTCGACGATCATCAATGCCGACACGCGCGCCGCGCTCATGCGCCGGGCGGCCTCGCGGATCGACAGCGTCGGCGGCGCCGTCACCGGCGCGCGCGTCGCGAGTTCGCCGACCGGGCGCAGCAGCGCATCGGCATCCGCCGCGTCGTCGCCGTCGGACGGGCGGCGGGCATGGCGCAGGCGCTCGGCGGCGCTGCGCGCGAAATGCGCGTCGACGGCCGGCTGCGCGCGACGCAGCGCCTGCAGCGCCGGCGCCGGCAGCAGGTAGAGCAGGCTGTCCTCGACGGCGACGCGGCGGCTGCCGTCGTCGTCCGCGGCGGTGGCATCGACGACGTCGCCGTCGGCGAAGACGTCGACCAGGCTGCCGTGCGCGTCGCGCCGCTCGATGGCGCCCTTGCGCACGACGTAGAGCGCCGGCGCCTCGCCGGCCGGCGGGAAGTCGCTGCCGCGGCGCAGGTAGCGCACTGCGAGCTGCGCCGGCAGCGCGTCGAGGGCGTCGGCGTCGAGCAGCGAGAACGGCGGCAGCGGTGCCAGGAAGTCGCGGATCTCGGCCAGTTCGACGCGCATCGGTCAGCCTCCGGGAGGAATCGCGCGGCGCAGCGCGAGGCTCGCGGCGCGGTCGACGACGAACTCGATCAGCCGCGGCTCGCCCGCCGCGAGCGCCGCGCCGGCTGCGTCGATGGCGGCCGCCGGGTCGTCGCAGCGCCGGTAGGCGAGGCCGAAGGCGGCGGCGGTGTGCGCGAAGTCGAGCCGCTGCGGCGTCAGCCAGCCGGCCTCGAATTCCGGCAGCGCCGCCGGCGGCAGCAGGTCGAAGATGCCGCCGCCGCCGTTGTTGATGACGATCACCGCCAGCGGCCGGCCGGCGGCGAGCGCGAGGCTGCCGAGGTCGTGCTGCGCGGTGAGGTCGCCGACGACGGCGACGGTCGGTCCGCTTGCGGCCAGCCCGGCGGCGGTGGCGAGGTTGCCGTCGATGCCGCTGGCGCCGCGGTTGGCGAAGAAGGCGATGGCCTTTTCGCCGCTGCCGGAATAGGCGGCGAGGTCGCGGATCGGCAGCGAGTTGCCGCAGAAGAAATGCGTGCCCGCCGGCAGCGCGCGGCACAGCCCGGCGAAGAGCGCGGCTTCCGGCGGCTGCGGGCGGGCGTGCAGCCAGCCTTCGGCAGCCGCTTCGGCTTCGGCGAAGGCGGCGAGCCAGCCGGCGTCGGCGGCGACGAGCTCCCCGCCGAACAGCGCGCGGCAGGCGGCCAGCGGGTCGGCGCGCAGCAGCTGCTGCGTGCGGTGCAGCGGGTCCGGCCAGCGCCCGTGCGGCTCGACCAGCAGCGTCGCGGCGCCGGCGACGAAGCGCTGCAGCATGCGCGTCACCGGGAAGGCGCCGAAGCGCAGCACCCAGTCCGGGCGCAGCGCCGCCGCGCGCGTCTCGTCGCGCAGCCACAGGTCGTGGCGGTGGCAGACCTGCGTCCGGTCGTGCGCGCCGAAGCGCAGCCCGGACAGCGGCTCGGCGAGGATCGGGCAGGCCAGGCGGGCGGCGAGCTCGGTCACCGCCCGCGCGAATTCGGCGGGGTCGGCGTCGCCGGCGCAGCCCTCGCCGCAGACGATCGCGCCGCGGCCGGTGCTCAGTGCGGCCGCGAACACGCGCACGGCGGCGGCATCGGGCTGCGCGGTCGGCGCGGCGCAAGCGAGCGGTTCGGCGTCCGGAAAGGCGATGTGCGCCGCGGCCGGCAGCAGCGGTTCGCGGAAGGCGAGATTGAGCTGCACCGGGCCGGGCAGCGGCCAGCGGCTGTCGGCGACGGCGCGCGCGGCGAGCTGGCGCAGCCAGTCCGGCGCGAAACCCGGGAACGGCGCGCCCGGCGCGTGCGTCGCACGCACCTGGCCGGCGAACAGGTCGGCCTGCGCGATGGTCTGGTTGGCGCCCCAGCCGTGCAGCTCGGGCGGCCGGTCGGCGGCGAGCAGCACGAGCGGCAGCGCCGCCTGGTTGGCCTCGACTACCGCCGGCAGCCAGTTGGCGACCGCGGTGCCCGAGGTGCACACCAGTGCCACCGGCGCGCCGTCGGCCTTGACGCGGCCGAGCGCGAACCAGGCGGCGGCGCGCTCGTCGAGGATCACCGTGCAGCGCAGCCGCGGATGGCGCAGCGCGGCCAGCGTCAGCGGCGTCGAGCGGGCGCCGGGCGAGAGCACGAATTCGCGCACGCCGGCGTCGGCCAGCCCGCCGATCAGCGCGGCGCTCCAGTCGAGGTTGAGCTGGCCGGTGTCTTGCATCTCAGGTTCCGGTACGTGCCTGGCCGGCGTCCGCGCGCAGCGCGTCGAGCATCGTGCCGAGCTTGGCCTCGGTCTCGCGGAACTCGTGCGCGGCGCGCGAGCCGGCGACGATGCCGGCGCCGGCCGGCAGTTCGATGTGGTGCGCGCCGAGCAGCCCGCAGCGCAGCGCGACCGCGACCTCGCCGTCGCCGTGCCGGTCGATCCAGCCGATGCCGCCGCCGTACCAGCCCGGGCGGCGCTCGCCGTGACGGCGCAGCCAGTCGCACGCGGCCGCGCCCGGCGAGCCGCCGACCGCCGGCGTCGGGTGCAGGCCGGCGATCAGGTCGAAGAGGCCGATGCCCGCCCGGACGCGGCCGGCGATCGGTGTCCACAGGTGGCGCAGCCCGCGCAGTTCGAGCACGCGCGGCGCCGGCGGCAGCTCGAGCGTCGCGCACAGCGGCGCCAGCGCCTCGCGGATCGCGGCGACGACCAGCGCCTGCTCGTGCGCGTTCTTGTCCACCGCCAGCGGCTCGTCGTCCCAGGCGGTGCCGGCCAGCGCGTCGGCGCGCACCGCGCCGTCCCGGAGACCGACCAGCCGCTCGGGCGTCGCGCCGAGGAAGACCGCCTGCTCGCCGCCGATCGCGAACGCCGTCGCTTGCGGATGGCGCTCGACCAGTCGCGCCAGCAACGCCGCCGGTGCGACGCGGCCGGCCAGCGGCAGGCGCAGGCTGCGCGAGAGGACGACCTTGTCCAGTTCGCCGGCGGCGATCGCGGCCAGCGCGCGTTCGACGCGGGCATTCCAGGCGCGCTCGGCGAGCGCCGTCGCCGGCAGCGGGACGTTCGTCGGCAACGCAGCGAGCGGCCGCGCCGCGAGCAGTCGGCGCCAGCGCGCGACGGCGTCGGCGCGGTCGCGCGCCGGCGTCGTGAAGGTGGCGCTGAGGCGGTCGCCGGCGCTGGTCAGCAGCAC from Azospira restricta includes these protein-coding regions:
- a CDS encoding isochorismate synthase; translated protein: MNALLTLPDAAWNALQLRLDRLAAGAAGGALLSVTLDLGAGERDWLHAQPASREFCYWAQPAAGRHRLGLGRAVVCTSAGPARFTALQAAHAGIAGDWRHDGELGGDHVPVAGLGFAFDHGPGASPARHDGLGERSLPRAAGDLPNAQLGVAAVLLTSAGDRLSATFTTPARDRADAVARWRRLLAARPLAALPTNVPLPATALAERAWNARVERALAAIAAGELDKVVLSRSLRLPLAGRVAPAALLARLVERHPQATAFAIGGEQAVFLGATPERLVGLRDGAVRADALAGTAWDDEPLAVDKNAHEQALVVAAIREALAPLCATLELPPAPRVLELRGLRHLWTPIAGRVRAGIGLFDLIAGLHPTPAVGGSPGAAACDWLRRHGERRPGWYGGGIGWIDRHGDGEVAVALRCGLLGAHHIELPAGAGIVAGSRAAHEFRETEAKLGTMLDALRADAGQARTGT
- a CDS encoding DUF294 nucleotidyltransferase-like domain-containing protein, which produces MRVELAEIRDFLAPLPPFSLLDADALDALPAQLAVRYLRRGSDFPPAGEAPALYVVRKGAIERRDAHGSLVDVFADGDVVDATAADDDGSRRVAVEDSLLYLLPAPALQALRRAQPAVDAHFARSAAERLRHARRPSDGDDAADADALLRPVGELATRAPVTAPPTLSIREAARRMSAARVSALMIVDDGRLAGIVTDRDLRRRCLATGLPAEAAVASIMSAPVAAIDPESPAFEALLAMTRRGIHHLPLVDAGGVRGLVSSSDLLRGQRAGSVQLARRIRRCASPAELAAAAGELPELQLRLVAAGAGAAQVGHALTALYDALACRLLELAESELGPPPVPYAWAACGSQGRHEQTLRSDQDNALIVHDDFRPEAHGAWFAALAQAVADGLDACGLRYCPGRVMASTADWRQPVRVWSERFAEWIRAADKRSAMLAANFLDLRVVRGDPALLAPVHATVVRECARHESFVAQMTANALENRPPLGFFRQLLLVRGGTATDAFDVKRGGLLPISDLARVHALAAGCAEIGTLPRLRAAAGGPTLSAYGARELAEAFEFLGGLRLRHQSAQLRRGEAPDNLIAPASLGRLERAELKAAFAVIERQQAVMAQRYAARSAT
- the menD gene encoding 2-succinyl-5-enolpyruvyl-6-hydroxy-3-cyclohexene-1-carboxylic-acid synthase, translated to MQDTGQLNLDWSAALIGGLADAGVREFVLSPGARSTPLTLAALRHPRLRCTVILDERAAAWFALGRVKADGAPVALVCTSGTAVANWLPAVVEANQAALPLVLLAADRPPELHGWGANQTIAQADLFAGQVRATHAPGAPFPGFAPDWLRQLAARAVADSRWPLPGPVQLNLAFREPLLPAAAHIAFPDAEPLACAAPTAQPDAAAVRVFAAALSTGRGAIVCGEGCAGDADPAEFARAVTELAARLACPILAEPLSGLRFGAHDRTQVCHRHDLWLRDETRAAALRPDWVLRFGAFPVTRMLQRFVAGAATLLVEPHGRWPDPLHRTQQLLRADPLAACRALFGGELVAADAGWLAAFAEAEAAAEGWLHARPQPPEAALFAGLCRALPAGTHFFCGNSLPIRDLAAYSGSGEKAIAFFANRGASGIDGNLATAAGLAASGPTVAVVGDLTAQHDLGSLALAAGRPLAVIVINNGGGGIFDLLPPAALPEFEAGWLTPQRLDFAHTAAAFGLAYRRCDDPAAAIDAAGAALAAGEPRLIEFVVDRAASLALRRAIPPGG